One genomic window of Ruminococcus gauvreauii includes the following:
- a CDS encoding ABC transporter ATP-binding protein — MKYMFKYLAEHKRMILCIIVLLVIQAYCDLSLPAYTSDIVDVGIQQKGIEGAVPDVMRPDTLESLMLFMTDKEEKEVQNAYTLNADGNMELTGEGEKERESLDPILGRAMLMMSTMEESGKINASQLKALVDSGQMTREQLQQAEAQAMDKFGDYSESLIAQKAVLFIQQEYQAIGINLDDYQMHYLLRNGGIMLALAVLAMAASVAAAMLASYTAAKVGMTLRNRVFKKVLHFTHAEMDQFSTASLITRSTNDIQQIQMVSVMLLRMVMYAPIIGIGGIIKVANTRTGLGWIIAVAVAAIVVVVGILMSVTMPKFKIMQTLVDRLNLVSREILTGLPVIRAFSREKYEEKRFASANQDLKSTQLFTNRIMTFMMPAMMLIMNCITVLIVWVGGKGIDLGNLQVGDMMAFITYTMQIVMAFLMLTMISIMLPRAGVAAARINEVAETTISITDKEHTKDDSRENWDGCISFEHVSFKYPGADENALEDLNFTAEPGKTTAIIGSTGCGKTTLLNLIPRFYDVTDGRITLDGVDIRDLSMHKLRELLGMVPQKGVLFSGTIESNIKFAGDMVSDDLMKEAAEISQATEFIDEKPKKYQSSISQGGNNVSGGQKQRLSIARAIAKRPKVLLFDDSFSALDYKTDAVLRRALNEKVKDATVIIVAQRISTILHADQILVLDDGKIVGKGTHQELMEQCESYQEIAKSQLSEAELKGGCA, encoded by the coding sequence ATGAAATATATGTTCAAATATCTCGCAGAGCATAAGCGGATGATTCTGTGTATTATTGTTCTGCTTGTCATTCAGGCATATTGTGACCTTTCGCTGCCTGCATACACATCGGATATTGTCGATGTCGGCATACAGCAGAAGGGTATCGAAGGGGCAGTTCCGGATGTGATGCGTCCGGACACACTGGAATCCCTGATGCTTTTTATGACGGATAAGGAAGAGAAAGAGGTGCAGAATGCCTATACGTTAAATGCAGACGGAAATATGGAGCTGACCGGGGAGGGAGAAAAAGAGAGAGAGTCACTGGACCCGATCCTGGGAAGAGCCATGCTCATGATGTCGACGATGGAGGAATCCGGCAAAATCAACGCCTCACAGCTGAAGGCTCTTGTAGACAGCGGGCAGATGACCAGGGAACAACTGCAGCAGGCCGAAGCGCAGGCGATGGATAAATTCGGGGATTACAGTGAATCCCTGATCGCGCAGAAAGCAGTATTGTTTATTCAGCAGGAATATCAGGCGATCGGAATCAACCTGGATGATTATCAGATGCACTACCTTTTGAGAAACGGTGGTATCATGCTGGCACTCGCAGTACTGGCGATGGCGGCGTCTGTGGCTGCGGCCATGCTTGCATCTTATACGGCGGCCAAGGTGGGAATGACACTCAGGAACCGGGTATTTAAAAAAGTTCTGCACTTTACACATGCCGAGATGGACCAGTTCTCAACGGCATCCCTGATCACCAGGAGTACGAATGACATCCAGCAGATTCAGATGGTCTCCGTCATGCTGCTGAGAATGGTCATGTATGCACCGATCATCGGCATCGGAGGCATCATCAAGGTTGCGAATACCAGGACGGGACTGGGATGGATCATCGCTGTCGCTGTGGCAGCCATCGTGGTCGTAGTGGGAATCCTGATGTCAGTTACGATGCCCAAGTTTAAAATCATGCAGACACTGGTTGACCGCCTGAATCTGGTATCCAGGGAGATCCTGACAGGGCTTCCGGTCATCCGGGCATTCAGCAGGGAGAAATATGAGGAAAAAAGATTTGCCTCAGCAAATCAGGACCTGAAATCAACGCAGCTGTTCACGAACCGCATTATGACATTTATGATGCCGGCAATGATGCTGATCATGAACTGCATTACTGTTCTGATTGTGTGGGTAGGCGGCAAGGGCATTGACCTCGGAAATCTGCAGGTAGGAGATATGATGGCATTCATCACATACACGATGCAGATCGTCATGGCATTTTTGATGCTGACGATGATCTCGATCATGCTTCCGCGTGCCGGTGTGGCTGCCGCTCGTATCAATGAGGTTGCCGAGACGACCATCAGTATCACAGATAAAGAACATACAAAGGATGATTCACGGGAGAACTGGGATGGATGTATCTCTTTTGAGCATGTTTCCTTTAAATATCCGGGAGCTGATGAAAATGCTCTGGAAGATTTGAACTTCACTGCGGAACCGGGAAAGACGACTGCGATCATTGGAAGTACCGGGTGTGGGAAGACAACACTGTTGAATCTGATTCCGCGGTTTTACGATGTAACGGACGGCCGCATAACGCTGGACGGTGTGGATATCAGAGACCTGTCCATGCATAAACTGAGGGAGCTTCTCGGCATGGTACCCCAAAAAGGGGTGCTGTTTTCAGGAACCATTGAATCCAATATTAAGTTTGCCGGCGATATGGTAAGTGATGACCTGATGAAAGAGGCAGCGGAGATTTCCCAGGCGACGGAATTTATCGATGAAAAGCCGAAGAAGTATCAAAGCAGCATTTCACAGGGAGGAAACAATGTGTCCGGCGGACAGAAACAGAGGCTCTCGATTGCCCGGGCGATTGCTAAAAGACCGAAGGTTCTGTTGTTTGATGACAGTTTCTCGGCACTTGACTATAAGACAGATGCGGTACTTCGAAGGGCTCTGAATGAGAAGGTGAAAGATGCGACGGTTATCATAGTCGCACAGCGTATCAGCACGATCCTCCATGCGGATCAGATTCTTGTGCTGGATGATGGAAAGATCGTCGGAAAGGGTACACATCAGGAATTAATGGAACAATGCGAATCCTATCAGGAGATTGCGAAATCGCAGCTTTCGGAGGCTGAATTGAAAGGGGGCTGTGCATAA
- a CDS encoding MarR family winged helix-turn-helix transcriptional regulator gives MKNEELRVRLFQVSHEFRKLRIQRMFPDVSRQEFMAMEIIHREEEEKNSGGITVSGLAKIMRFSSPTASRLLRCAEGKGLIARNERDEDRRNTYVCLTEYGRKRHCEILELLKNFTDTVIMRMGEDRVETILAYIEDLTDIMEDEISKREGVRQ, from the coding sequence ATGAAAAATGAAGAGTTGAGGGTGCGGTTATTTCAGGTTTCTCATGAATTTCGAAAACTTCGCATACAGAGAATGTTTCCGGATGTTTCCAGGCAGGAGTTTATGGCCATGGAAATTATTCACAGGGAAGAAGAGGAGAAAAACAGTGGTGGCATTACAGTTTCCGGTCTGGCGAAGATCATGAGGTTTTCTTCGCCTACGGCATCCAGGCTGCTTCGCTGTGCGGAGGGTAAAGGCCTGATTGCCAGAAATGAAAGAGATGAAGACCGGAGGAACACTTATGTCTGTCTTACAGAGTACGGCAGAAAAAGACATTGTGAGATCCTGGAACTTCTGAAGAATTTCACAGACACGGTTATAATGAGGATGGGAGAAGACCGTGTGGAGACGATTCTTGCATATATTGAAGATCTTACGGATATCATGGAAGATGAGATCAGCAAACGGGAAGGAGTCAGACAATGA
- a CDS encoding MFS transporter, translating into MSNEAITTAGSCQAAGVPGLSWKKRIAYGCGDTACNVVFGMTSALLTLFYTDYAGIPIATVGLVMLISRIFDGTSDLVMGVIVSKTKSKWGKARPWILWMAVPYVICAVAMFTIPQTSTSLQFWYILITYNLCTTICYTAINVPYGTLSTLMTRSSHERDLLSIVRMTMAPLGRLIAVTLTMPIVKLFGDTRSAWVKAMMMWCILAFFLLLICFRHCEEDVVINAAENHQKVSLGKNIRALLTNQYFWATLILWMITCIHQTLVGTVLPYYCKYIFGNDSWMYSTLYMAESVTLITGALLCPVLLKRFEKRSLSLLGCIVAVAAQAAFLLNPSSYEWALVTCILRALGQAPITAVVFGMMGDVIEFGQWKSHIRQESLVFGGGSLGFKMGVGATSAIISSLLMRSGYVSSETGGAVQPESARTMIMNIYAYGTLMIWVIAVIVLFLYQLDKRYPEIMKELKLREARGEI; encoded by the coding sequence ATGAGTAATGAAGCAATCACAACAGCTGGAAGCTGTCAGGCAGCAGGCGTACCGGGCCTTTCCTGGAAAAAGCGCATCGCTTATGGCTGCGGGGATACCGCATGCAACGTCGTATTCGGAATGACGAGTGCACTGCTCACGTTATTCTATACAGACTATGCAGGAATTCCCATCGCAACCGTAGGACTCGTCATGCTGATATCCCGTATCTTTGACGGGACATCCGATTTAGTCATGGGCGTTATCGTCAGCAAAACAAAATCGAAGTGGGGAAAAGCCAGACCATGGATCCTGTGGATGGCAGTCCCCTATGTCATATGCGCAGTCGCAATGTTTACCATACCGCAGACGAGCACATCGCTGCAATTCTGGTACATACTGATCACCTATAATCTGTGTACAACCATATGTTATACGGCAATCAACGTCCCCTACGGGACCTTGTCTACCCTGATGACCCGTTCCTCCCATGAGCGGGACCTGTTATCCATTGTCCGTATGACAATGGCACCGCTCGGCAGGCTTATCGCCGTAACACTGACAATGCCGATCGTAAAACTGTTCGGAGACACCCGGTCAGCCTGGGTGAAAGCAATGATGATGTGGTGCATTCTTGCATTTTTCCTGCTTCTGATCTGTTTTAGACATTGCGAAGAAGATGTTGTCATCAATGCGGCAGAAAACCATCAAAAAGTGTCTCTCGGAAAAAACATCAGGGCACTGCTGACAAACCAGTATTTCTGGGCAACCCTGATACTCTGGATGATCACCTGCATTCACCAGACATTAGTAGGGACTGTTCTGCCGTATTACTGTAAATATATTTTTGGCAATGACAGCTGGATGTACAGCACACTATATATGGCTGAATCTGTGACACTGATCACGGGTGCTCTCCTGTGCCCGGTGCTGCTGAAACGCTTCGAAAAGCGAAGCCTGTCACTGCTCGGATGCATTGTGGCTGTCGCTGCACAGGCCGCATTTCTTCTGAATCCCAGCAGCTACGAGTGGGCTCTTGTAACTTGCATACTGAGAGCTCTTGGTCAGGCTCCCATTACAGCCGTTGTATTTGGTATGATGGGTGATGTCATTGAATTTGGTCAGTGGAAAAGCCATATCCGTCAGGAAAGTCTTGTGTTCGGCGGAGGCTCCCTTGGATTTAAGATGGGGGTCGGTGCAACCAGCGCCATTATCAGCTCCCTGCTGATGCGAAGCGGGTATGTCAGTTCCGAAACAGGCGGTGCCGTTCAGCCGGAATCGGCCAGGACAATGATCATGAATATCTATGCATATGGAACACTTATGATCTGGGTGATCGCCGTGATCGTACTGTTCCTGTACCAGCTGGATAAACGCTATCCTGAGATCATGAAAGAATTAAAACTGCGGGAAGCCCGCGGTGAAATATAG